A genomic stretch from Aedes albopictus strain Foshan chromosome 2, AalbF5, whole genome shotgun sequence includes:
- the LOC109429595 gene encoding kynurenine formamidase encodes MIPNTEQLNLWEKEYSPSEWSKRFPTADEVINYHVKFVTDVSDKNRKELNCELDVEYGSDESEKFDIYGDDLPEDAPLFVYVHGGYWQMLSKKDSAYCAKPLVQKGYRVIILDYTLCPKLTLEVLVKQIKRAGEYILNYAEENHVEHVSFAGHSAGAHLLAAMLDRSFIATVGDEKRLIKHVYLISGVFRLDELRFTKAVNENNLLALNDKNVANLSPLSCDYRHLSDCEMNFHVYVAENDSTVFKRMSDDMHKHLQNAGVATSMQVLSDLDHFDIVEKLAEKSYSITSEILKNFKS; translated from the exons ATGATTCCAAATACTGAACAACTAAATCTATGGGAGAAAGAATATTCTCCCAGTGAATGGAGTAAACGGTTTCCCACAGCAGACGAAGTTATAAATTACCATGTGAAATTTGTTACCGATG TGAGCGACAAAAACCGGAAAGAACTCAACTGCGAACTGGATGTGGAATATGGTAGCGATGAAAGTGAGAAATTTGATATTTATGGTGATGATCTACCCGAAGATGCCCCATTGTTCGTCTACGTACACGGAGGCTACTGGCAAATGTTATCCAAAAAAGATTCCGCCTATTGTGCTAAGCCACTGGTTCAAAAAGGATACAGAGTGATCATCCTGGACTATACACTCTGTCCGAAACTTACTCTAGAAGTGTTGGTGAAACAAATTAAGCGCGCTGGTGAATATATTCTCAACTACGCCGAGGAAAATCATGTCGA acaCGTTTCATTCGCAGGGCATTCTGCTGGTGCACACTTGTTAGCGGCAATGCTTGACCGTAGCTTTATTGCCACCGTGGGAGACGAAAAACGACTCATTAAGCATGTCTATCTGATATCTGGTGTGTTCCGTTTGGACGAGCTGCGTTTCACCAAAGCAGTGAACGAAAACAATCTACTGGCCTTGAATGACAAAAACGTTGCGAATCTATCGCCTCTCAGTTGTGATTATCGGCATCTGTCCGACTGTGAAATGAACTTTCACGTGTATGTAGCGGAGAATGATAGCACAGTGTTCAAACGAATGTCCGACGACATGCACAAACATTTGCAAAACGCTGGAGTTGCCACTTCAATGCAAGTTTTATCAGATCTTGACCACTTTGATATTGTGGAGAAGCTGGCAGAGAAAAGCTACTCAATCACTAGCGAAATACTGAAAAACTTCAAATCGTGA
- the LOC115254140 gene encoding daxx-like protein isoform X1, giving the protein MDPSIIVLDSSDEESGEPKRRKMAPQTPTGLNGGAHVFNKSPDQAKIRRIKPITIATNLSKEAENNNRTPVNENFAVISFSDEWEKDHLRYQQIIKEHEQQQRMQSKKKSPLSALAEEEANDRKTATPGSSSTADSHSTGRSSEKKEKRSSNVEKNPIGKEFADLLEACRKADSSKEMELLIQKKLIKYYECVHPDYINSKSFKKTLSAVTQDVNAQPELVYLKLASIVEELNIRRKSRNSVITNENVTTTGSEKKDNQIRRLNRALYILKKRIAKLEEMEVDFDEGINSSYMMEERYKKRAFEIYEKICDITGESKHAHRITRKPIKFDGTHYQEFNRTIQTFVNRTNTFPDFFDVLKCLQHCNTQYGYRMRREEMTKIAQDAFIKIGKLLQKRRKTDLYEMVSYYSGTDKDPAVVDKKLHEKLEENKKHYGKIGDIIDKFARVQDNDTDEEGEPSHSSKPSSSTKPATVVSSSSCKDTPDESKDSNVPASSSTISLFDTSSEDPPVVERTSSPAEAADKNDETSSSSNKVNVEGEEVPAAKTDEPVEDEVEDDDDEEEDEEDEMLIKENVKPDTFDDIDISDDEELIVPTS; this is encoded by the exons ATGGATCCTTCTATAATCGTGCTTGATTCCTCCGACGAAGAG TCGGGAGAACCAAAGCGTCGCAAAATGGCTCCTCAAACTCCGACTGGACTCAATGGTGGTGCACATGTTTTTAACAAGAGTCCCGATCAAGCTAAAATCCGGCGAATCAAGCCGATAACCATTGCCACCAATCTCAGCAAGGAAGCCGAAAACAACAACCGTACACCGGTCAACGAAAATTTTGCCGTAATAAGTTTCTCAGATGAATGGGAAAAGGATCATCTACGGTACCAGCAGATAATAAAAGAGCATGAACAGCAGCAACGGATGCAAAGCAAGAAAAAATCTCCACTCTCGGCGCTGGCGGAAGAGGAAGCTAACGATCGAAAAACCGCTACGCCTGGAAGTAGCAGTACTGCCGATTCTCACTCCACCGGTCGGTCTTCCGAAAAGAAGGAGAAACGAAGTAGCAATGTGGAAAAGAATCCCATTGGTAAAGAATTTGCAGATCTGTTGGAGGCCTGTCGGAAAGCTGATTCGTCCAAGGAGATGGAACTGCTGATTCAAAAGAAGCTGATAAAGTACTATGAATGCGTCCATCCAGACTATATAAACTCGAAAAGTTTCAAAAAGACACTGTCTGCGGTCACGCAGGACGTTAACGCACAACCTGAGCTGGTATATCTGAAATTGGCCAGCATTGTGGAAGAACTGAATATTCGCCGGAAGTCCAGAAATTCTGTGATAACCAACGAGAACGTGACCACTACTGGGAGTGAGAAGAAGGACAATCAGATAAGAAGGTTGAACCGTGCCCTTTACATTCTGAAGAAGCGAATCGCCAAGTTGGAAGAGATGGAAGTAGATTTTGACGAAGGCATAAATTCTTCGTACATGATGGAGGAGCGTTACAAAAAGCGAGCGTTCGAAATCTACGAAAAGATCTGTGATATAACGGGAGAGAGCAAGCACGCCCATAGGATCACGCGGAAACCGATCAAGTTCGATGGGACGCACTATCAAGAGTTCAATCGGACCATCCAGACGTTCGTCAATAGGACAAACACCTTTCCGGACTTTTTCGATGTTTTGAAATGTCTTCAGCACTGTAACACCCAGTACGGATACCGGATGCGGCGAGAAGAGATGACCAAGATTGCCCAGGACGCGTTCATCAAGATTGGCAAGTTGCTGCAGAAACGGCGCAAAACGGATCTGTACGAAATGGTGTCCTACTACAGTGGAACGGACAAGGACCCGGCGGTGGTGGACAAGAAGCTGCACGAAAAACTCGAGGAGAATAAGAAGCATTACGGGAAAATCGGAGACATCATTGACAA ATTCGCCAGGGTACAAGACAACGACACTGACGAAGAAGGGGAACCTAGCCATAGTTCAAAGCCATCATCCAGTACCAAACCGGCGACGGTTGTCAGCAGTAGTAGTTGTAAGGACACACCGGATGAATCCAAAGATAGCAACGTTCCTGCATCATCTTCCACGATAAGTCTGTTCGATACGTCCTCCGAAGACCCTCCAGTGGTCGAAAGAACTAGTTCTCCTGCGGAAGCCGCAGACAAAAATGATGAGACGAGTAGTTCGAGCAACAAAGTCAACGTCGAGGGAGAGGAGGTCCCTGCGGCTAAAACTGATGAGCCGGTGGAGGACGAAGTTGAAGACGATGACGATGAAGAGGAAGACGAAGAGGACGAAATGTTAATCAAGGAAAACGTGAAGCCCGATACCTTCGACGATATTGATATATCGGATGACGAGGAGCTGATTGTGCCCACGTCTTAG
- the LOC115254140 gene encoding daxx-like protein isoform X2 codes for MAPQTPTGLNGGAHVFNKSPDQAKIRRIKPITIATNLSKEAENNNRTPVNENFAVISFSDEWEKDHLRYQQIIKEHEQQQRMQSKKKSPLSALAEEEANDRKTATPGSSSTADSHSTGRSSEKKEKRSSNVEKNPIGKEFADLLEACRKADSSKEMELLIQKKLIKYYECVHPDYINSKSFKKTLSAVTQDVNAQPELVYLKLASIVEELNIRRKSRNSVITNENVTTTGSEKKDNQIRRLNRALYILKKRIAKLEEMEVDFDEGINSSYMMEERYKKRAFEIYEKICDITGESKHAHRITRKPIKFDGTHYQEFNRTIQTFVNRTNTFPDFFDVLKCLQHCNTQYGYRMRREEMTKIAQDAFIKIGKLLQKRRKTDLYEMVSYYSGTDKDPAVVDKKLHEKLEENKKHYGKIGDIIDKFARVQDNDTDEEGEPSHSSKPSSSTKPATVVSSSSCKDTPDESKDSNVPASSSTISLFDTSSEDPPVVERTSSPAEAADKNDETSSSSNKVNVEGEEVPAAKTDEPVEDEVEDDDDEEEDEEDEMLIKENVKPDTFDDIDISDDEELIVPTS; via the exons ATGGCTCCTCAAACTCCGACTGGACTCAATGGTGGTGCACATGTTTTTAACAAGAGTCCCGATCAAGCTAAAATCCGGCGAATCAAGCCGATAACCATTGCCACCAATCTCAGCAAGGAAGCCGAAAACAACAACCGTACACCGGTCAACGAAAATTTTGCCGTAATAAGTTTCTCAGATGAATGGGAAAAGGATCATCTACGGTACCAGCAGATAATAAAAGAGCATGAACAGCAGCAACGGATGCAAAGCAAGAAAAAATCTCCACTCTCGGCGCTGGCGGAAGAGGAAGCTAACGATCGAAAAACCGCTACGCCTGGAAGTAGCAGTACTGCCGATTCTCACTCCACCGGTCGGTCTTCCGAAAAGAAGGAGAAACGAAGTAGCAATGTGGAAAAGAATCCCATTGGTAAAGAATTTGCAGATCTGTTGGAGGCCTGTCGGAAAGCTGATTCGTCCAAGGAGATGGAACTGCTGATTCAAAAGAAGCTGATAAAGTACTATGAATGCGTCCATCCAGACTATATAAACTCGAAAAGTTTCAAAAAGACACTGTCTGCGGTCACGCAGGACGTTAACGCACAACCTGAGCTGGTATATCTGAAATTGGCCAGCATTGTGGAAGAACTGAATATTCGCCGGAAGTCCAGAAATTCTGTGATAACCAACGAGAACGTGACCACTACTGGGAGTGAGAAGAAGGACAATCAGATAAGAAGGTTGAACCGTGCCCTTTACATTCTGAAGAAGCGAATCGCCAAGTTGGAAGAGATGGAAGTAGATTTTGACGAAGGCATAAATTCTTCGTACATGATGGAGGAGCGTTACAAAAAGCGAGCGTTCGAAATCTACGAAAAGATCTGTGATATAACGGGAGAGAGCAAGCACGCCCATAGGATCACGCGGAAACCGATCAAGTTCGATGGGACGCACTATCAAGAGTTCAATCGGACCATCCAGACGTTCGTCAATAGGACAAACACCTTTCCGGACTTTTTCGATGTTTTGAAATGTCTTCAGCACTGTAACACCCAGTACGGATACCGGATGCGGCGAGAAGAGATGACCAAGATTGCCCAGGACGCGTTCATCAAGATTGGCAAGTTGCTGCAGAAACGGCGCAAAACGGATCTGTACGAAATGGTGTCCTACTACAGTGGAACGGACAAGGACCCGGCGGTGGTGGACAAGAAGCTGCACGAAAAACTCGAGGAGAATAAGAAGCATTACGGGAAAATCGGAGACATCATTGACAA ATTCGCCAGGGTACAAGACAACGACACTGACGAAGAAGGGGAACCTAGCCATAGTTCAAAGCCATCATCCAGTACCAAACCGGCGACGGTTGTCAGCAGTAGTAGTTGTAAGGACACACCGGATGAATCCAAAGATAGCAACGTTCCTGCATCATCTTCCACGATAAGTCTGTTCGATACGTCCTCCGAAGACCCTCCAGTGGTCGAAAGAACTAGTTCTCCTGCGGAAGCCGCAGACAAAAATGATGAGACGAGTAGTTCGAGCAACAAAGTCAACGTCGAGGGAGAGGAGGTCCCTGCGGCTAAAACTGATGAGCCGGTGGAGGACGAAGTTGAAGACGATGACGATGAAGAGGAAGACGAAGAGGACGAAATGTTAATCAAGGAAAACGTGAAGCCCGATACCTTCGACGATATTGATATATCGGATGACGAGGAGCTGATTGTGCCCACGTCTTAG
- the LOC109408543 gene encoding small ribosomal subunit protein eS21 isoform X1, which yields MENDAGEFVDLYCPRKCSSSNRIIHAKDHASIQINIVDVNPETGRMLETSKVYAICGEIRRMGESDDCIVRLAKKDGLLTKNY from the exons ATGGAGAACGACGCCGGAGAATTCGTTGACTTGTACTGCCCAAGGAAGTG CTCGTCCAGCAACCGAATCATCCACGCCAAGGATCATGCCTCCATCCAGATCAACATCGTCGATGTGAACCCCGAGACCGGCCGTATGCTGGAGACCTCCAAGGTGTACGCCATCTGCGGTGAAATCCGTCGTATGGGAGAATCGGACGATTGCATCGTTCGTCTGGCCAAGAAGGATGGACTCCTGACTAA aAACTATTAA
- the LOC109408543 gene encoding small ribosomal subunit protein eS21 isoform X2: MENDAGEFVDLYCPRKCSSSNRIIHAKDHASIQINIVDVNPETGRMLETSKVYAICGEIRRMGESDDCIVRLAKKDGLLTK, translated from the exons ATGGAGAACGACGCCGGAGAATTCGTTGACTTGTACTGCCCAAGGAAGTG CTCGTCCAGCAACCGAATCATCCACGCCAAGGATCATGCCTCCATCCAGATCAACATCGTCGATGTGAACCCCGAGACCGGCCGTATGCTGGAGACCTCCAAGGTGTACGCCATCTGCGGTGAAATCCGTCGTATGGGAGAATCGGACGATTGCATCGTTCGTCTGGCCAAGAAGGATGGACTCCTGACTAAGTAA